A genomic segment from Malus domestica chromosome 05, GDT2T_hap1 encodes:
- the LOC103425751 gene encoding plastid division protein PDV2-like, which produces MEEEGIGLVLGRATELRLKISNCIHKGNHSPPKRENGVHVDGKAADKVEEEKEEEELEEEEAHKLFNICDALESLENQLSSLQALQQQQTYEREVALSEIESSRKMLVDKLKEYKGEDLEVLCEASAFAGETVEHNNDLLLPPYPSRSPHTLSLQNCYLPPTHKLIRNGIITGDPTNDAKKNSSETDKLQNGSKKRLGFFLSTAAKTLLTLVGVASVLRLSGFGPKFVRSNVTFKISGLFQQPPTEEKRSTIECPPGRVLVVEDGKARCVVKERVEVPFSSVVARPDVNFGCG; this is translated from the exons atggaAGAAGAGGGCATTGGGTTGGTTCTGGGAAGAGCCACAGAGCTGAGATTGAAGATCAGCAACTGCATCCACAAAGGAAATCACTCTCCACCcaaaagagaaaatggagtccACGTCGACGGCAAAGCAGCagacaaagtagaagaagaaaaagaagaagaggaactaGAAGAGGAAGAGGCACATAAGCTTTTCAACATCTGCGACGCCCTCGAATCCCTTGAGAACCAGCTTTCTTCCTTACAG GCTTTACAACAGCAGCAAACGTATGAAAGGGAAGTTGCCCTTTCTGAGATTGAAAGCAGCCGCAAGATGCTAGTCGACAAGCTTAAAGAGTACAAAGGGGAGGATTTAGAAGTGTTATGTGAGGCTTCTGCTTTTGCAGGTGAAACAGTAGAACACAACAATGATCTTTTGCTTCCACCATATCCAAGCCGCTCTCCGCACACTCTTTCTCTACAAAATTGCTATTTACCACCCACACACAAGTTGATACGAAATGGGATAATCACCGGTGACCCAACAAATGACGCGAAGAAGAATTCGAGCGAGACAGACAAGTTGCAGAATGGATCCAAAAAAAGGTTGGGATTTTTCCTAAGCACAGCAGCCAAGACTCTGCTTACTCTTGTTGGTGTGGCATCTGTATTACGCCTGTCTGGTTTTGGGCCTAAATTTGTGAGAAGTAATGTCACTTTCAAAATATCAGGCCTTTTTCAGCAACCACCAACTGAAGAAAAGAGGTCAACCATTGAGTGCCCACCTGGGAGAGTCCTTGTGGTGGAAGATGGGAAGGCTCGATGTGTTGTGAAAGAGAGAGTTGAAGTTCCCTTCTCTTCTGTTGTTGCAAGACCAGATGTAAACTTTGGGTGCGGTTAA